In Malus sylvestris chromosome 15, drMalSylv7.2, whole genome shotgun sequence, a single genomic region encodes these proteins:
- the LOC126602688 gene encoding uncharacterized protein LOC126602688, translating to MASANDKIVVYDPLRPVYVSYPPSHEETASIIMERFFKRKSSSGSGSSNNVDSSNTVGSSRTPSSRQSQLDDVLGNLQADPGLRTRIIDYDANMRDEVRRLYLQKGPCQPRGHNFPITNMSGINRRFIPQWFDEFDWLEYSVSKDAAFCLYCYLFKTNFEQVGSEAFTGDGFKNWKKGRERFKMHVGPVGSVHNKAREAATNLMNQATHIETAVSKHFDQTRKAYRTCLIASIKCTKFLLRQGLPFRGHDESATSSNRGNYLELLQFLADNNDKVREVVMENAPGNLKLLAPSIKKEIVNSCALETLDAIMDGLKDKFFSILVDEARDVSAKEQMAMVLRYVDDNGHVIERFVGIQHVTDTTSSSLKDAIDTLFSRYGLSISKLRGQGYDGASNMRGELNGLKTKILREQPCAYYVHCFAHQLQLALVAVAKNNIDIASFFATANNVVNHVGASCKRRDSLRGQLQEELVIAFENDCLITGRGLNQETSLKRAGDTRWNSHYGTLISIIYMFSSVVHVLQMVIDDNPNESAGEANTL from the exons ATG gcTTCTGCCAATGACAAAATTGTTGTTTACGATCCATTGCGCCCTGTGTATGTCAGTTACCCACCATCCCATGAAGAAACTG caAGCATTATTATGGAAcggttttttaagagaaagtcaTCATCGGGTTCGGGTAGTTCGAATAATGTTGATAGTTCAAATACTGTTGGTAGTTCAAGAACTCCAAGTTCAAGACAAAGTCAGTTAGATGATGTTTTGGGTAATCTTCAAGCGGATCCTGGATTAAGAACTCGAATAATAGATTATGACGCTAATATGAGAGATGAGGTCCGAAGATTATATCTACAAAAAGGACCTTGTCAACCTAGAGGTCATAATTTCCCAATAACTAATATGTCGGGAATTAATCGACGCTTCATTCCCCAAtggtttgatgagtttgattggttggagtatagtgtatctaaagatgcggcattttgtctctattgctatctctttaaaaccaattttgaaCAAGTGGGTAGTGAAGCTTTCACTGGAGATGGATTTAAGAAttggaagaaagggagagaaagatttaagatgcatgttggaccggttgggagtgttcataataaggctagagaagctgctacaaatttgatgaatcaagCTACACATATTGAAACGGCAGTGAGCAAACACTTTGACCAAACTCGTAAGGCTTATCGCACATGCTTGATTGCTTCAATCAAGTGCACTAAGTTTTTATTGCGACAAGGTCTTCCTTTTCGTGGCCATGATGAAAGTGCCACTTCAAGCAATAGGGGAAATTACTTGGAGTTATTGCAATTCCTTGCagataataatgataaagttaGAGAAGTTGTGATGGAAAATGCTCCGGGGAATCTCAAATTACTAGCTCCTtccattaaaaaagaaattgtgaattcatGTGCCCTTGAAACACTTGATGCTATCATGGATGGTCTAAAAGATAAATTCTTTTCAATATTGGTGGACGAAGCACGTGATGTGTCTGCGAAAGAGCAAATGGCTATGGTGTTGCGTTATGTGGATGACAACGGGCATGTAATTGAAAGATTTGTGGGTATCCAACATGTTACCGACACTACTTCAAGTTCACTAAAGGATGCTATTGACACATTGTTTTCTCGCTACGGTTTGAGCATTTCCAAGCTACGAGGACAAGGTTATGATGGTGCTAGCAATATGAGAGGTGAGTTGAAtggccttaaaacaaagatattgaGAGAACAACCTTGTGCATATTATGTTCATTGCTTTGCTCATCAACTTCAACTAGCTCTTGTTGCCGTAGCAAAGAATAATATAGACATTGCCTCTTTTTTTGCAACGGCTAATAATGTGGTTAATCATGTTGGAGCATCTTGTAAGCGGCGTGATTCACTTAGAGGGCAACTTCAAGAAGAGCTTGTGATAGCTTTTGAAAATGATTGTCTTATAACGGGGCGAGgcttaaatcaagaaacaagtcTCAAACGTGCCGGTGACACACGATGGAACTCACACTATGGTACCTTGATTAGCATCATTTATATGTTTTCATCCGTGGTTCATGTGCTTCAAATGGTTATTGATGATAATCCCAATGAAAGTGCGGGTGAAGCAAATACGTTATGA